Proteins from a single region of Argiope bruennichi chromosome 6, qqArgBrue1.1, whole genome shotgun sequence:
- the LOC129973000 gene encoding serine/threonine-protein phosphatase 4 regulatory subunit 1-like isoform X3, with protein MVHLPHIAAFCKEVKLYYIIDKYLVPMLISYLGDDSNMVRKSAHTALLSCMEQGLLDKEIVVEKVCPLVLHFTDSIHQEDLRTESIVLMSKLVSQMGKKETEELFLEPLFNLIQEQSNCIRKACASTFGDVCTAVGKETTEEILLPKFFQLCKDSAWCVRKACTENFMAVSCCVSKEMRNNELAPLYMNLLTDTSRWVRLTAYQALGAFISTFADPDRTGLYYSKDGILTVVDAASSILQSSTQESSTNSVNETLRNGQIKESNNLCSDDSSISLNRTNSSKCCDSIVPACSIGTNSAAVVPDIACHVGNNCSVIETAVTDSDEMQASGDSSSSNLHCDSKQLTENVYLGDSWTSESRNNVQNGENSHEVNNTTKYDDCLSQKLTDEEDEFKNLWSKAVLTCDEVINGAFNHTDINGDVKLRMDFDQEVVQHMKPDEKSALLSSIVDSSAALSGSVNCEAIPLIACSNSVRENGTLKNYGEFSTQHSICDHRMDCNDISSNSISTAQESNIISKDVTLDADSKESVELKVNNDNESAFNYFQYWREPLPEIDAEVATNCLNDNSEERVTCSRNSFFDLSYNQQKRGNWWSYLDDIGDSHLDLSSESSLAREMRITDDETSVNKGEPPPGARLSPTDQDIVPPELLVQYLCMTDGSNSATDTEIARHCAYSLPAVALTLGRQYWPCLKDTFDVLMNELPSFVMMWKVRRTVAFSMHQLAVILGPEITSRDLIPVFSRLISDLDEVRIGILQNLCEFLKVLRPEERKQFLPSLPKFLVSANDTESNFKNWRFRLILAEQLVLISDLFEPQEVRDHLVPLALTLIKDKICEVRLAAVRVMASAMKRLSEHLTPVYTKAVLSELTEKFVHSPKWLHRQLYVYICQQIILDKALSPDQFAEDALPQLLYLCWDRVPNVRIAIARCLVVVIWPLDVFSNPKSPHRELLLQTIHTLQSDMDADVRFYANMVSTHECSCLQNGEFNNVSPLFDMQLAQQSYLVLF; from the exons ATGGTCCATCTTCCCCACATAGCTGCATTTTGCAAAGAAGTGAAACTATACTACATAATTGATAAATACCTTGTGCCAATGTTAATTTCTTATTTGGGAGATGACAGCAATATG GTTCGAAAATCTGCTCATACTGCCCTACTATCCTGTATGGAGCAGGGGCTTTTAGATAAAG AAATAGTGGTTGAAAAAGTGTGTCCTTTGGTTTTGCACTTCACAGACAGCATACACCAGGAAGACTTGAGAACAGAATCTATTGTG tTAATGAGCAAGTTGGTATCTCAGATGGGGAAGAAGGAAACAGAAGAGTTATTCCTCGAgccactttttaatttaattcaagagCAGTCAAATTGTATACgaaaa GCGTGTGCTTCAACATTTGGCGATGTCTGCACTGCTGTCGGGAAGGAGACAACGGAGGAAATTctt CTGCCTAAATTTTTCCAACTTTGTAAGGATAGTGCTTGGTGTGTTCGAAAAGCCTGCACAGAGAATTTCATGGCAGTATCTTGTTGCGTGTCCAAAGAAATGCGAAATAATGAGCTTGCTCCTCTTTACATGAATCTTCTGACTGATACGAGTCGATGG GTTCGTTTAACAGCATATCAAGCTCTTGGGgcttttatttctacttttgcTGATCCTGATAGAACTGGCTTGTATTATAGTAAAGATGGTATTTTAACTGTAGTAGATGCTGCAAGTTCAATATTGCAATCTTCAACACAAGAATCCAGCACAAATTCAGTCAATGAAACTTTAAGGAATGGTCAGATAAAAGAGTCAAATAACTTATGTAGTGATGATAGTAGTATTAGTTTAAACAGGACTAATTCTTCCAAATGTTGTGATAGCATAGTTCCTGCGTGCAGTATTGGCACAAATTCTGCTGCTGTTGTTCCAGATATAGCGTGCCATGTAGGTAACAATTGCTCTGTGATAGAAACAGCTGTGACAGATAGTGACGAAATGCAAGCTTCAGGTGATTCTAGTAGTAGCAACTTGCACTGTGATTCCAAACAATTGactgaaaatgtatatttaggTGATAGTTGGACTTCTGAGTCAAGGAACAATGTGCAGAATGGTGAAAACAGTCATGAAGTTAATAATACAACAAAGTATGATGATTGCTTGAGTCAAAAATTAACAGATGAAGAAGacgagtttaaaaatttatggtcAAAGGCTGTGCTTACCTGTGATGAAGTTATAAATGGTGCTTTCAACCACACTGACATAAATGGTGATGTAAAATTAAGAATGGACTTTGATCAGGAAGTTGTGCAACATATGAAGCCAGATGAAAAATCTGCCTTGTTGAGTTCAATTGTTGATTCATCTGCAGCACTCTCGGGTTCTGTGAACTGTGAAGCAATACCCCTGATTGCATGTAGCAATTCCGTTAGAGAAAATGGTACCCTCAAGAATTATGGGGAATTCTCAACCCAACATTCCATTTGTGATCATCGTATGGATTGCAATGATATTTCTAGTAATTCAATTTCAACTGCTCAGGaatcaaatattatatcaaaGGATGTTACTCTAGATGCTGATTCAAAAGAATCTGTTGAGCTCAAagtaaataatgataatgaaagtgccttcaattattttcaatattggcGAGAACCTCTTCCAGAAATTGATGCTGAGGTTGCAACGAATTGTTTGAATGACAACTCTGAGGAACGAGTTACATGCAGCAGAAATTCATTCTTTGACCTCTCTTATAATCAACAAAAGAGAGGGAATTGGTGGTCTTATCTGGATGATATAGG GGATTCCCATTTGGATTTATCATCTGAAAGTTCCCTTGCAAGAGAGATGCGAATAACTGATGATGAAACTTCTG TGAATAAAGGCGAGCCTCCGCCTGGTGCAAGACTTTCTCCCACTGATCAG GACATAGTGCCACCTGAATTACTTGTACAATACCTTTGTATGACAGATGGATCTAATTCAGCAACAGATACTGAAATTGCTCGCCATTGTGCCTACAGTCTACCAGCAGTTGCTCTTACATTGGGACGTCAGTATTGGCCTTGCTTGAAAGATACCTTTGATGTCCTCATGAATGAACTACcg TCATTTGTGATGATGTGGAAAGTCCGTCGTACTGTTGCCTTCTCTATGCACCAACTGGCTGTGATACTTGGTCCAGAAATAACTTCTCGAGATCTAATTCCTGTCTTCTCGCGGCTTATCTCAGATTTGGATGAAGTTCGTATTGGGATACTGCAAAATCTTTGTGAATTTCTAAAG gtaTTGCGGCCTGAAGAGAGAAAGCAGTTTTTACCGAGCCTACCAAAATTTCTTGTTTCTGCTAATGACACTGAATCCAATTTTAAAAACTGGAGATTCCGTCTTATTTTGGCTGA GCAGCTTGTGTTAATTTCGGATTTATTTGAACCACAAGAAGTTCGAGACCATTTGGTGCCTCTTGCTTTAACATTAATCAAAGACAAAATATGCGAAGTGCGCTTGGCTGCTGTTCGTGTT ATGGCATCTGCTATGAAGCGACTGAGTGAGCATCTAACTCCTGTCTATACCAAAGCAGTCTTGTCGGAACTCACTGAAAAATTCGTCCATTCTCCCAAGTGGCTTCACAGGCAGtt ATATGTTTACATTTGCCAGCAAATTATCCTGGATAAGGCACTTTCTCCAGATCAGTTTGCCGAAGATGCCCTACCTCAGCTGTTATATCTTTGTTGGGACAGAGTTCCTAATGTGAGAATAGCAATTGCCAGATGCCTGGTTGTTGTCATATGGCCTTTGG ATGTTTTCTCCAATCCTAAGAGCCCACATCGGGAATTGCTGTTGCAAACGATTCACACCCTCCAGAGTGATATGGATGCAGATGTGAGGTTTTATGCCAATATGGTCTCCACTCATGAATGTTCCTGTCTCCAGAACGGGGAGTTTAATAATGTG